Proteins from a single region of Amblyomma americanum isolate KBUSLIRL-KWMA chromosome 10, ASM5285725v1, whole genome shotgun sequence:
- the LOC144107308 gene encoding uncharacterized protein LOC144107308: MAAPLRIILEGVEREIFEAVDDTGAPIVHGNQRLYATAEQVEKLERKYKTVRQHNSQSGADRRTCEFEEELAEIFEKAHSINPPYLLGPGLVRSVQDSQAEPAASPQPGPSRVTATASPIPGSSQPSTSRGSTAAGDSQPPSPSAQPSPLQQQPGPARKRPRTDTSRAVLESAVAHLEVAEANRQQRHRERMALEGRKVAAEERRTAALERVAAALERRELVSLCSPIHAPAHSPIRSPVRFPSPPYYNA; this comes from the exons ATGGCCGCGCCGCTGAGAATCATCTTGGAAGGTGtggagagagaaatttttgaggcagtcgacgacaccggtgcacccatTGTCCACGGAAACCAGCGCCTTTATGCGACAGCAG AACAAGTGGAGAAATTAGAGAGAAAATATAAAACGGTGCGACAGCATAATAGCCAGTCAGGGGCGGACCGGAGAACATGCGAGTTTGAAGA ggagctcgctgaaatttttgaaaaagcTCACAGCATCAACCCACCCTACCTGCTGGGGCCAGGACTCGTCCGGAGCGTCCAAga CAGCCAGGCTGAACCTGCAGCCAGCCCCCAGCCTGGCCCCAGCAGGGTAACTGCCACAGCGAGCCCAATTCCCGGCAGCTCGCAACCAAGCACGAGCAGGGGCAGCACTGCTGCTGGCGACTCGCAGCCCCCAAGCCCATCCGCGCAGCCTAGCCCCCTGCAACAGCAACCAGGCCCAGCCAGGAAGAGGCCCAGGACAGACACCTCTCGTGCAGTGCTCGAGAGTGCCGTCGCCCATCTTGAGGTGGCCGAAGCTAACAGACAGCAGCGGCACAGGGAGCGCATGGCTCTTGAAGGGAGGAAGGTTGCTGCTGAAGAGAGGAGGACTGCAGCTCTTGAGCGGGTGGCTGCAGCACTTGAACGGCGCGAGCTTGTCTCACTCTGTTCTCCGATACATGCCCCAGCTCATTCCCCAATCCGTTCTCCAGTCCGCTTTCCAAGCCCTCCTTACTATAATGCTTAG